A DNA window from Pseudomonas tohonis contains the following coding sequences:
- a CDS encoding DUF4345 domain-containing protein has translation MLLARLILVVQILVFAGFGLAYWFRPYEMANLSGMLLMETASVSNVRVYYGGLQVGLALFLLWALRGRELMRAALMMLLLVQSALALARIGSLWLDDGTLQNFDISSLAYKVATALLAGVALVQLARYREPEPDTALIGDLDDEVNEPLRRGGVREGLVERIDEAAPLPPERP, from the coding sequence TGGTGTTCGCGGGTTTCGGCCTGGCCTACTGGTTCCGCCCCTACGAGATGGCCAATCTCAGCGGCATGCTGCTGATGGAGACCGCCTCGGTGAGCAACGTGCGTGTCTACTACGGCGGCCTGCAGGTCGGCCTGGCGCTGTTCCTGCTGTGGGCCCTGCGTGGGCGCGAGCTGATGCGGGCGGCGCTGATGATGCTGCTGCTGGTGCAGTCCGCCCTGGCCCTGGCGCGCATCGGTTCGCTGTGGCTGGACGACGGCACCCTGCAGAACTTCGATATCAGCTCCCTGGCCTACAAGGTGGCCACCGCGCTGCTGGCCGGCGTGGCCCTCGTGCAGCTGGCGCGCTACCGGGAACCGGAGCCGGACACCGCGCTGATCGGTGACCTGGACGACGAGGTCAACGAGCCGCTGCGCCGGGGCGGCGTGCGTGAAGGCCTGGTGGAACGCATCGACGAAGCGGCACCGCTGCCGCCTGAAAGGCCTTGA